In Psychrobacter ciconiae, the following are encoded in one genomic region:
- a CDS encoding heme/hemin ABC transporter substrate-binding protein encodes MTRANFFSSSINFSKAAVSKVIPAAVLASLIAAPTLSAQAYERIVAMSPDVADVVVALGATNKLVGKDATNNNHALKNVKAVGMHRNLTAESVLAVKPDLALGSYMVQPASIYQRLNGLKVKAVNVAPKEDVKTFANSIQTIGSYVGKKPQSNQLAASWLKQMQPMKTTKKRYILSYDGRIVAGKGTVGDELIRRAGGINAATVSGLKPMSREGWLAAKPDVIIIADHNQKLVGGVAGFSKRPEIAASMASKNGGIQFWSADSFLRFGLNSPQVLKKLNAAGK; translated from the coding sequence GTGACCCGCGCCAACTTTTTTTCTTCTTCTATTAATTTTTCAAAAGCTGCGGTTTCAAAAGTTATTCCCGCCGCCGTTCTTGCCAGTTTGATTGCCGCGCCGACCTTATCCGCGCAGGCTTATGAGCGCATCGTTGCCATGAGCCCCGATGTGGCGGACGTGGTCGTTGCGCTTGGGGCAACCAATAAACTGGTTGGCAAAGACGCCACCAACAATAACCATGCCTTAAAAAATGTCAAAGCAGTGGGAATGCACCGCAATTTAACCGCTGAGTCTGTCCTTGCGGTCAAGCCAGATTTGGCGCTTGGTAGTTATATGGTTCAGCCAGCCAGCATTTATCAGCGCTTAAACGGTTTAAAAGTAAAAGCGGTCAATGTTGCGCCTAAGGAAGATGTAAAAACCTTCGCCAATAGCATCCAAACCATCGGCAGCTATGTCGGCAAAAAGCCGCAAAGCAATCAGCTTGCCGCCTCGTGGTTAAAGCAAATGCAGCCAATGAAAACGACCAAAAAGCGCTACATTTTAAGTTATGACGGTCGCATTGTTGCCGGAAAAGGTACGGTTGGTGATGAGCTTATCCGCCGCGCAGGGGGCATCAATGCGGCGACTGTGTCGGGGCTTAAGCCCATGTCGCGCGAAGGTTGGCTTGCTGCAAAGCCTGACGTTATCATCATTGCTGACCACAACCAAAAGTTGGTTGGTGGCGTTGCTGGATTTAGCAAGCGCCCTGAAATTGCCGCAAGCATGGCGAGTAAAAATGGCGGCATTCAATTTTGGTCGGCGGACAGCTTTTTACGCTTTGGGTTAAATTCCCCGCAAGTGCTAAAAAAGCTCAACGCTGCCGGAAAATAA
- a CDS encoding ABC transporter ATP-binding protein, translating into MTTTTDELLKLSNIRIQSGQKVLLDVEQIRLPKQKLVAFIGPNGAGKSTLLHSILGQHSSLGLSTQGNISVQGQPVNEALQAGKIAWVGQHERFELPLTVLDYALLGVSPNLAWYQRPNKDHVTRAKRLLQEFELSSLLESRVQSLSGGEKQRLAIVRALMQDTEILMFDEPTNHLDIRHQRFLLRYLHDLVRLRQKSILVVLHDLTHAYRYTDEVVLLSQGRVVTQGTPCEVMTCQTLSDVYQVDIKAHETTDGMVFV; encoded by the coding sequence ATGACGACAACAACGGACGAGCTGTTAAAGCTCAGCAATATCCGTATCCAATCAGGGCAAAAAGTGCTGCTTGATGTTGAGCAAATCCGCCTGCCTAAGCAAAAACTGGTGGCGTTTATTGGTCCTAATGGTGCAGGAAAAAGCACGCTGCTGCATAGCATATTAGGTCAGCATTCAAGCTTGGGGCTGAGCACTCAAGGTAATATCAGCGTTCAAGGTCAGCCGGTAAATGAAGCACTGCAAGCTGGCAAAATTGCTTGGGTCGGTCAGCATGAGCGCTTTGAATTGCCGTTGACCGTCCTTGATTACGCGCTGCTTGGCGTGTCGCCAAATCTAGCTTGGTATCAACGCCCAAATAAAGACCACGTTACTCGCGCCAAACGCCTGCTGCAAGAGTTTGAGTTATCCAGCCTGCTTGAGTCGCGCGTTCAAAGCTTATCCGGCGGTGAAAAGCAGCGCCTTGCCATTGTCCGCGCGCTGATGCAAGATACTGAAATTTTGATGTTTGATGAGCCAACCAACCATTTAGACATTCGCCATCAGCGTTTTTTACTGCGTTATCTTCATGATTTGGTGCGCCTGCGCCAAAAAAGCATTTTGGTCGTATTGCATGACTTGACCCACGCCTACCGATATACCGATGAAGTCGTGCTATTAAGTCAAGGTCGCGTCGTGACTCAAGGTACGCCTTGTGAGGTGATGACGTGCCAGACGCTTAGCGACGTTTATCAGGTCGATATCAAAGCTCATGAAACAACCGATGGCATGGTGTTTGTTTAA
- a CDS encoding ChuX/HutX family heme-like substrate-binding protein — protein MTKSVAISQKDAALWQRYQDQKAASPMLFPTEGAKALGVSELELLLAAPFSHYIGSDCKAVLKQFKDFGEVESIVRNELAVHEKTAAYHNLKLGDKMGIALNVGGLDLRFFMWRWKHMLAVNDLSRDKPSYSIQFFDESGAAIDKVYLRDLSDDAISRWQEMIAEQEKSVSVDSIELEVTDAPKEWQLKTLDDAAQSELEKGWLAMKDVHEFHGLLQKLKVDRASSYAQAPEGMTAQLEMAAVEAMFEKARDIECPIMTFVGNSGLVQIQTGTVKTLKRMGDWFNILDKNHNNFTLHLKDKALAQVWCVKRPTVDGIVTCIEGFDDKGVSIFSVFGQRREGNAELEAWQNITQDLVAKFAINNAVESAKLPKAANA, from the coding sequence ATGACCAAATCTGTTGCTATTTCTCAAAAAGACGCTGCGCTTTGGCAGCGCTATCAAGACCAAAAGGCAGCAAGCCCGATGCTGTTTCCGACCGAAGGCGCAAAAGCGCTTGGCGTCAGCGAGCTTGAATTGCTCCTTGCTGCGCCGTTCAGCCACTATATCGGCAGCGACTGCAAAGCGGTATTGAAGCAGTTTAAAGATTTTGGTGAGGTTGAGAGCATCGTTCGCAATGAGTTAGCCGTTCATGAAAAAACTGCCGCCTATCATAACCTTAAACTTGGCGACAAAATGGGAATCGCCTTGAACGTCGGCGGTTTGGATTTGCGCTTTTTTATGTGGCGCTGGAAGCACATGCTTGCTGTCAACGATTTAAGCCGAGATAAGCCGTCATACAGCATTCAGTTTTTTGATGAGTCGGGCGCGGCGATTGACAAGGTTTATCTTCGCGACCTAAGTGATGATGCCATCTCGCGTTGGCAAGAGATGATTGCTGAGCAAGAAAAATCGGTAAGCGTTGATAGCATTGAGCTTGAGGTCACTGATGCACCAAAGGAGTGGCAGCTTAAAACCCTTGATGATGCCGCGCAATCTGAGCTTGAAAAAGGCTGGCTTGCCATGAAAGACGTTCATGAGTTTCATGGTTTATTGCAAAAATTAAAAGTTGACCGCGCCAGCAGTTACGCGCAAGCGCCTGAAGGTATGACGGCTCAGCTTGAAATGGCAGCCGTTGAAGCCATGTTTGAAAAGGCGCGCGATATTGAGTGCCCAATTATGACTTTCGTTGGCAATAGCGGCTTGGTGCAAATCCAAACCGGAACGGTAAAAACGCTCAAACGCATGGGCGATTGGTTCAATATTTTGGATAAAAATCACAATAACTTTACCCTGCATTTAAAAGACAAAGCGCTAGCTCAAGTTTGGTGCGTCAAGCGTCCAACAGTTGATGGCATCGTGACTTGTATTGAAGGCTTTGATGATAAAGGCGTGAGCATTTTTAGCGTGTTTGGTCAGCGCAGAGAGGGCAATGCTGAACTTGAGGCTTGGCAAAATATCACTCAAGATTTGGTTGCTAAGTTTGCTATCAATAACGCTGTCGAAAGCGCCAAACTACCAAAAGCGGCGAATGCGTAA
- a CDS encoding FecCD family ABC transporter permease: protein MANSANTLLAPLPISRKKYKSSIYYGLAALVSLLLIWLGLGIGFGEWSNPLHLDDTIWQLRYPRVVTALLVGMALSVSGAALQALFENPLADPSLIGTSGGAALGVVLVLAFGIGGIGVPLAAFTGSVLVCLFILACHRFLGGGQMGLLILGFVISAFCAAVVSLILFMSDDMVLRSATNWLSGSMAEAGFVPLRYSIISMLLGLVILLPLGRKLDGLMLGETAAKSLGIQVGATRCLVVIASALLTGAAVSLAGVIGFIGMMVPNLLAILFGGGRLRLMLWSGWLGAMLLLVIDAMARHVAYPVDVPVGIVLALLGGPFFIWLFVKSSRR, encoded by the coding sequence ATGGCAAATTCAGCAAATACGCTTTTAGCACCACTTCCTATCAGCCGCAAAAAGTACAAAAGCAGCATTTATTATGGTCTCGCGGCGCTTGTGTCCTTGCTGCTGATTTGGCTTGGGCTTGGCATTGGTTTTGGCGAATGGTCAAATCCGCTGCACTTGGATGATACTATTTGGCAGCTTCGTTATCCGCGAGTGGTAACCGCGCTGCTCGTTGGCATGGCGTTGTCGGTCAGTGGGGCAGCATTGCAAGCGTTGTTTGAAAACCCACTTGCTGACCCCAGCCTTATTGGCACGTCAGGTGGCGCGGCGCTTGGGGTGGTGTTGGTGCTTGCTTTTGGCATTGGCGGGATTGGCGTTCCGCTTGCTGCATTTACCGGAAGTGTGCTTGTTTGCTTGTTTATTTTGGCGTGTCACCGGTTTTTGGGCGGCGGTCAAATGGGGCTGCTGATTTTGGGCTTTGTTATTAGCGCGTTTTGCGCGGCGGTGGTCAGCCTGATTTTATTTATGTCCGATGACATGGTGCTGCGCTCAGCGACCAACTGGCTGTCAGGAAGTATGGCGGAGGCGGGGTTTGTGCCGCTGCGATATTCCATCATCTCGATGCTGCTTGGGCTGGTTATTTTGTTGCCGCTTGGTCGTAAGCTTGATGGCTTAATGCTTGGTGAAACCGCTGCCAAATCGCTTGGCATTCAAGTTGGCGCAACGCGCTGCTTGGTGGTGATTGCCTCGGCGCTGTTGACGGGGGCGGCGGTATCGCTTGCCGGCGTGATAGGATTTATTGGGATGATGGTGCCAAACTTACTGGCGATTTTATTTGGCGGCGGTCGGCTGCGACTGATGCTTTGGTCGGGCTGGCTTGGGGCGATGCTGCTGTTGGTCATCGATGCCATGGCGCGGCACGTGGCGTATCCGGTAGATGTTCCGGTTGGTATTGTCTTGGCGCTTTTGGGTGGACCTTTTTTTATTTGGCTGTTTGTTAAAAGCTCACGCCGCTGA